Proteins found in one Cryptococcus neoformans var. grubii H99 chromosome 14, complete sequence genomic segment:
- a CDS encoding DEAD box family helicase — MPISRYTARLFSLTKVLCPRTAALPHPRIHPARPYATISASSQNLHQLSSDHAGPNNTTRNQNIILRSYQEAAISACLDALQSGSRRLGVSSPTGSGKTTIFLSLIPQVPFYASCGKDSHPRDGKGQTLIIVNSVELAEQTQKSAERLLGDEWTIEIEQSKRVASGLADVTIATYQTLNNRDRLSKFDPSKFKLVIVDEAHHSAAPSYLRLLHYFNEDVQIPKSSQASSPHQHGFKVPIIGFSATFSRADQHSLHSAFEEIVFHRDMKDMLSEKHLTPAKLTIVQADLELDEVETSSGDFKNTSLARKVNTTEINELIVRTYLHRASERRSTLVFCVDLGHVSALTQTFRNAGVDARSVSSKSKPETRKATIAAFGKGEFPVLINCEVLTEGTDIPQIDCILLARPTQSRNLLVQMVGRGLRLSPESGKTDCHIIDLVDSVTNANGLIVTPTLLGLSLDEMDVEDHSRESAEKAKPQDEPETLPPVAPDYDITYLDQDDPFQVDASAQPVIQKVSKNAWVSCGNGKYALELIGSGTIIATRDDPQLYSISYRPNLPHELTSLGKGRSPYGSVRVVGHAPDLERALQAGDKFAEKKLGRGRCLALLRYAPWRQRLASENAIKHLLKRLGEDNDSLLDGQDKERVISLWGKKVSVGSLTAGEVSSWLCAMKNGAKSIRVARDKSEEKARAKVEAKAEKERQQQLRNLPLPSST; from the exons ATGCCCATCTCGAGGTATACTGCCAGACTATTTTCACTCACAAAAGTACTCTGCCCTCGCACTGCTGCTCTCCCCCATCCTCGCATACATCCAGCTAGGCCATACGCCACTATCTCTGCCTCATCGCAAAATCTCCATCAGCTCTCCAGTGATCATGCCGGCCCTAATAATACAACTCGTAATCAAAATATAATACTTCGATCGTACCAGGAAGCAGCCATTTCGGCATGCCTTGATGCCCTACAATCAGGCTCACGGCGTCTAGGtgtctcttctccaaccgGCAGTGGCAAAACCACGATATTCTTGTCCCTTATCCCTCAAGTGCCGTTTTACGCTTCCTGCGGGAAGGACAGTCACCCaagagatgggaagggaCAGACTTTGATCATCGTCAATAGCGTCGAGCTGGCAGAACAGACTCAAAAGTCAGCAGAAAGATTATTAGGTGATGAGTGGACAATCGAGATAGAGCAATCGAAAAGGGTAGCCTCAGGGCTGGCGGATGT GACAATAGCGACATATCAAACACTTAACAACCGCGATAGGCTATCCAAGTTTGATCCTTCAAAATTCAAGCTTGTCATCGTGGATGAAGCCCATCATTCCGCTGCCCCTTC TTATCTCCGGCTTCTCCACTACTTCAACGAAGATGTTCAGATTCCCAAATCATCTCAGGCATCTTCACCTCATCAACATGGTTTCAAAGTTCCCATCATCGGGTTTTCAGCTACTTTTTCGCGTGCGGACCAGCATTCGCTCCATTCTGCTTTTGAGGAAATCGTTTTCCACAGGGATATGAAAGATATGCTGAGCGAAAAACATTTAACGCCAGCTAAACTGACAATCGTCCAAGCCGACTTGGAACTGGATGAGGTGGAAACGTCAAGTGGGGATTTCAAGAACACCTCATTAGCTCGAAAGGTGAACACAACAGAGATCAATGAACTCATTGTAAGGACATATCTTCACCGTGCTT CTGAACGTCGCTCAACCCTGGTGTTCTGCGTCGATCTCGGGCATGTCAGTGCTCTCACGCAGACGTTCCGTAACGCGGGTGTAGATGCACGTTCGGTATCTTCCAAATCAAAGCCCGAAACGAGAAAAGCGACCATCGCGGCTTTTGGTAAGGGCGAGTTCCCGGTACTGATCAATTGTGAGGTCTTGACTGAAGGTACCGATATTCCTCAG ATTGATTGTATCCTTCTTGCACGACCCACTCAAAGTAGGAATCTCCTCGTACAAATG GTCGGGCGAGGTCTTCGACTGAGTCCCGAGTCCGGCAAAACGGATTGTCATATCATAGACTTGGTAGATAGCGTGACGAATGCCAACGGGCTCATTGTCACACCGACATTACTTGGTCTTTCACTGGACGAGATGGATGTCGAGGATCACAGCCGCGAATCCGCTGAGAAAGCAAAGCCTCAAG ATGAACCAGAAACACTTCCCCCTGTAGCCCCCGATTATGATATTACTTACCTGGACCAAGATGATCCATTCCAGGTCGATGCATCTGCACAACCTGTCATTCAAAAGGTCTCCAAGAATGCTTGGGTTTCATGCGGTAACGGGAAATATGCGCTCGAATTGATCG GCAGCGGAACTATCATCGCAACTCGAGACGACCCGCAACTCTATTCCATCAGTTATCGTCCCAACTTACCTCACGAACTCACATCATTAGGCAAGGGCAGATCACCATATGGCAGCGTGAGAGTAGTAGGGCATGCGCCCGATTTGGAGAGGGCATTGCAGGCCGGGGACAAGTTTGCGGAGAAAAAGTTGGGTAGGGGGAGATGCTTGGC ATTGTTGAGATATGCTCCTTGGCGTCAGAGATTGGCAAGTGAAAATGCCATAAAGCACCTATTGAAACGTCTAGGAGAGGACAATGATTCGCTTCTTGATGGTCAGGACAAGGAGAGAGTGATCAGTTTATGGGGCAAGAAAGTGTCTGTGGGAAGCCTAACGGCGGGAGAGGTATCTTCTTGGTTATGTGCCATGAAGAATGGTGCTAAG AGCATCAGGGTAGCGAGAGATAAGtcggaggagaaggcgagaGCAAAAGTCGAGGCTAAggctgagaaggaaaggcaACAGCAGTTGAGAAAcctgcctcttccatcttcaacaTGA
- a CDS encoding ATP-dependent DNA helicase PIF1: MPKPGFYAVRFGRRPGVYITWTECQQQVHMFPGAVFKKFGTYDEASLWASLRPQTPPPPESSKTDQKDGLKESDKGKYISNSADSLVQCGARSSSKPSSSHPVHLLYQKDCKRERSEDTSDTDSSGRKAKEGKHDRDEDENEHDGFTAMDDYISVLLPDEEAGQNSSMQVNGDIAMAELPAAGEEAKLSSQQSEIFAKIMNGENFFFTGSAGTGKSVLLRAIIKAFKKKEEQREQREATRSFRGWQGYRGADKVEKEEVIKWSLAVTASTGMAGVNIGGTTIHSWAGIGLGVDNAEKLASKVRSNAQSRKRWRTTAALVIDEISMIDAPLLDKLDYIGRIVRNDDRPFGGIQLILTGDFFQLPPVTKGQVPQFAFEAKCWPELFSHKNIKTLTRVFRQRDDRFINMLEAMRRGTVTPDDTVLLQSLNRPVEYPDNIEPVALYPQKRDAESVNNARLDALPGAVTLYDCHDVPGFTAGGFPITKTEATVKLNKNTIWPQQLSLKEGAQVMLVTNMGDGVLVNGSTGTVVDFLIIPDAIKRGIHLPEAAMKGQTSMDTEFPVVAFAQSKFARKKVPEKVIIPSMSVDMLNALGQPEATRYQIPLILAWALTIHKSQGQTLERVKIDLAKIFVEGQTYVAISRAVSLDGLEILNFRPDSVKAHSKVINWARPYEEEQAAEEEWNNLEVNFGILY, translated from the exons ATGCCAAAACCAGGTTTCTACGCTGTCAGATTCGGGAGACGTCCAGGAGTGTACATTACCTGGACAGAATGCCAACAACAG GTACATATGTTCCCCGGCGCTGTATTCAAAAAGTTTGGCACATATGACGAAGCTAGT CTATGGGCGTCTCTAAGGCCACAAACTCCTCCACCGCCGGAATCATCAAAAACAGATCAGAAGGATGGCTTGAAAGAATCAGATAAGGGCAAATATATCAGCAATTCTGCCGACTCATTAGTTCAATGTGGCGCAAgatcctcttccaagccatcatcctctcatCCTGTGCATCTCTTGTACCAAAAGGATTGCAAGCGCGAACGCTCAGAGGACACTAGCGATACCGATTCATCAGgaagaaaggcaaaggaaggcAAGCATGATcgtgatgaagatgaaaacGAGCATGACGGGTTCACGGCCATGGATGACTATATCTCTGTGCTTCTCCCAGATGAGGAGGCTGGCCAAAACTCTTCAATGCAAGTAAACGGCGATATAGCGATGGCAGAGCTTCCTGCCGCTGGGGAGGAGGCTAAACTTTCTTCTCAACAGTCAGAGATCTTCGCAAAGATCATGAACGGTGAaaatttcttcttcacaggATCCGCTGGTACAGGAAAATCTGTTTTGTTACGTGCTATCATCAAAGCATttaagaagaaggaagaacagAGAGAGCAGAGAGAGGCCACCCGATCGTTCAGGGGCTGGCAAGGATATCGTGGAGCCGATAAagtggagaaagaagaagtaatCAAATGGTCACTTGCAGTCACAGCAAGCACCGGTATGGCTGGCGT GAACATTGGCGGTACGACGATTCACTCTTGGGCAGGGATAGGACTTGGCGTAGACAACGCAGAAAAACTGGCTAGTAAAGTCCGGTCCAATGCGCAATCTCGCAAACGATGGAGAACAACTGCGGCTCTCGTCATTGATGAAA TCTCGATGATTGACGCTCCACTCCTCGATAAACTCGATTACATCGGCCGTATAGTCCGCAACGATGACCGCCCTTTTGGAGGTATCcagctcatcctcaccgGAGACTTTTTCCAACTCCCACCTGTGACCAAGGGCCAGGTCCCTCAATTCGCTTTCGAAGCCAAATGCTGGCCCGAACTCTTCTCTCACAAAAATATTAAGACCCTCACCCGCGTGTTCCGTCAGCGAGATGATAGATTCATCAATATGCTGGAAGCTATGCGGCGGGGAACTGTCACGCCCGATGACACCGTACTCCTCCAATCTCTTAACCGTCCAGTAGAATACCCAGATAACATCGAACCGGTTGCCCTTTACCCTCAAAAAAGAGATGCAGAATCTGTCAATAACGCTCGGCTGGATGCTTTACCAGGAGCAGTAACGCTTTATGACTGTCACGACGTACCGGGATTCACTGCTGGTGGTTTCCCAATCACTAAAACAGAGGCAACTGTCAAACTGAACAAGAATACCATCTGGCCTCAGCAGCTGTCACTTAAAGAAGGTGCGCAGGTGATGCTCGTAACC AACATGGGCGACGGCGTCCTAGTGAATGGCTCAACCGGTACTGTCGTCGACTTTCTCATTATCCCAGATGCTATCAAACGAGGTATCCACCTACCCGAAGCGGCCATGAAAGGCCAAACATCGATGGATACGGAATTCCCGGTCGTAGCATTTGCCCAATCCAAATTTGCGAGGAAAAAGGTGCCAGAAAAAGTTATCATCCCTTCCATGAGCGTTGATATGTTGAATGCATT GGGACAACCGGAAGCGACTAGATATCAGATCCCGTTGATCTTGGCATGGGCACTTACCATACACAAAAGCCA GGGTCAAACACTGGAGCGAGTTAAGATTGATCTTGCCAAAATCTTCGTTGAAG GTCAGACATATGTTGCCATCTCCCGAGCGGTCAGTTTAGATGGTTTAGAAATCCTCAATTTCCGTCCCGACTC TGTAAAAGCCCATTCAAAAGTCATCAATTGGGCAAGACCatacgaagaagagcaagccGCAGAGGAGGAGTGGAATAATCTCGAGGTTAACTTTGGTATATTATATTAG